The window CACGGCCACGGCGAGGCCGTCACCAGCGTCTACTACGGCCTCGACACCGGCACGCTGGAACGGCACCTGTACGAGTCCGGCCGTGAGCTGGGCCGCTTCGCCGACCCCGAGACCGCCCTGCGCGAGCGGCCGTCGGGCGAACGGCCGCCGGCCGTGAACGCGGCCGTCGAGGCCGCGCTGCTCGACCTGTGCGGCAAGCGGGCCGGTACCCCGGTGCACCGGCTCCTCGGATCCGGGAGCACGCCGAGCGCCGCCACCGCCCGCACGATCGGCATCGTCCCGGCCCCGCACGCCGCCGCGCAGGCCCGCGCACTCGCGGACGCCGGCTTCGTCCTCATCAAGGCCAAGGCGGGCACCCCGGACCCCGAGGACGACCTCGACCGCATACGTGCCCTTCGCGCCGCCGCCCCCGGCACCCGGCTCCTCCTCGACCCCAACGGGGCATGGACCCTCGACGAGGCCCGCCAACTCATACCCCGTTACGCCGAGTTGGGTGTCGAGGCCGTCGAGCAGCCCGTCGCGCCCGGTGACCCGGAGGGCCTGGCGCGGCTCGCCGAGCGCTCACCGCTGCCGCTGATCGCCGACGAGGACGCCGTCGGCCAGGAGGACGTACGGCGTCTGGCGGGCCGTGTGCACGGCGTGAACGTCAAACTCGCCAAGTGCGGCGGCCCCTACGCGGCACTGCGGATCGCCGAGTCGATCGCCGGCAGCGGCACCGAGCTGATGCTCGGCTGCCTCACCGCCAGCACCCTCGGCCTCGCGCCCGCCGTGCACCTCGCCGACCGCGCCCGCTGGGCCGACCTCGACGGACATCTGCTGCTCGCCGACGAC of the Streptomyces aurantiacus genome contains:
- a CDS encoding dipeptide epimerase — encoded protein: MKATLRTVRLTLAEPLRISRSTTAARDAVWLSVEHEGLHGHGEAVTSVYYGLDTGTLERHLYESGRELGRFADPETALRERPSGERPPAVNAAVEAALLDLCGKRAGTPVHRLLGSGSTPSAATARTIGIVPAPHAAAQARALADAGFVLIKAKAGTPDPEDDLDRIRALRAAAPGTRLLLDPNGAWTLDEARQLIPRYAELGVEAVEQPVAPGDPEGLARLAERSPLPLIADEDAVGQEDVRRLAGRVHGVNVKLAKCGGPYAALRIAESIAGSGTELMLGCLTASTLGLAPAVHLADRARWADLDGHLLLADDPWTGIGGSDGVVRASDLPGLGVREKRVSREDAA